From Anopheles coluzzii chromosome 3, AcolN3, whole genome shotgun sequence, the proteins below share one genomic window:
- the LOC120956646 gene encoding uncharacterized protein LOC120956646, with amino-acid sequence MASGSVSVSTGTKTTNKTGMTGTTGGVTGGTGGGGGGGGAGGRKKSGPKFELSDEQRQDIKEAFDLFDSEGTGMIDTKELKVAIRALGFEPKKEEIKKMIAEIDKDGSGKISFDDFLQLMTVKMAEKDSKEEILKAFRLFDDDETGTISFKNLKRVAKELGENLTDEELQEMIDEADRDGDGEVNQEEFLRIMKKTSLY; translated from the exons ATG GCGTCCGGATCGGTGTCCGTTTCCACAGGGACCAAAACCACCAACAAAACCGGCATGACCGGAACGACGGGAGGCGTTACCGGAGGCACGggaggtggcggtggcggtggtggtgccggtggGCGCAAAAAGTCCGGCCCCAAGTTCGAGCTGTCGGACGAGCAGCGGCAGGACATCAAGGAAGCGTTCGATCTGTTCGActcggaaggcacgggcatgATCGACACGAAGGAGCTGAAGGTGGCGATCCGGGCGCTCGGGTTCGAGCCGAAAAAGGAGGAAATCAAGAAGATGATTGCCGAGATCGATAAGGACGGGTCGGGGAAGATTTCGTTCGACGATTTTCTGCAGCTAATGACGGTCAAGATGGCGGAGAAGGACTCGAAGGAGGAGATACTGAAGGCGTTCCGGCTGTTCGACGATGATGAGACGGGTACGATTTCGTTTAAAAATCTGAAGCGCGTCGCGAAGGAGCTGGGAGAAAACTTGACCGACGAGGAGCTGCAGGAGATGATCGACGAGGCCGACCGGGACGGGGATGGGGAGGTGAATCAGGAAGAGTTTCTGAGGATTATGAAGAAAACGAGCCTGTACTAA